In a genomic window of Leptolyngbya sp. SIO1E4:
- a CDS encoding cysteine synthase A, translating into MDIKHGFVGTVGNTPLIRLNSFSEQTGCEILGKAEFLNPGGSVKDRAALYIVKDAEEKGILQAGGTVVEGTAGNTGIGLAHICNAKGYKCLIVIPETQSQEKMDLLRTLGAEVRPVPAVPYKDPNNYVKLSGRIAEELPNAIWANQFDNLANRRAHYETTGPEIWAQTDGRVDAWVAATGTGGTYAGTALFLKEKKAAVQCVVADPMGSGLYSYVKTGEISTTGNSITEGIGNSRVTANMAGSPADDAIQVDDHEALRVVYQLLHKDGLFMGGSVGINVGAAVKLAKQMGPGHTIVTVLCDSGARYQSRLFNKAWLEEKELWADSLLPSAF; encoded by the coding sequence ATGGATATCAAACACGGCTTTGTCGGTACTGTCGGCAACACCCCCCTGATTCGGCTAAACAGCTTCAGCGAACAAACTGGCTGCGAAATTCTCGGCAAAGCGGAGTTCCTAAACCCTGGAGGGTCTGTAAAAGACCGAGCCGCCCTCTACATCGTCAAAGATGCTGAAGAAAAGGGCATTCTCCAGGCTGGGGGGACGGTTGTAGAAGGGACAGCAGGCAATACAGGCATTGGCTTAGCCCACATTTGTAATGCTAAGGGTTACAAGTGCTTAATTGTCATCCCAGAAACCCAGTCTCAGGAAAAGATGGATTTGCTGCGTACGCTGGGGGCTGAAGTGAGGCCAGTGCCCGCAGTGCCGTATAAAGACCCTAACAACTATGTGAAATTATCAGGTCGTATTGCGGAAGAGCTGCCCAACGCGATTTGGGCAAATCAGTTTGATAATTTGGCCAATCGTCGCGCTCATTATGAAACTACTGGACCTGAAATTTGGGCGCAAACTGATGGCAGAGTAGATGCCTGGGTAGCTGCGACCGGTACCGGAGGCACCTATGCAGGAACCGCTCTATTTTTGAAAGAAAAGAAAGCGGCGGTGCAGTGCGTGGTGGCTGACCCAATGGGCAGTGGTCTCTACAGTTACGTTAAAACCGGTGAAATTAGTACAACGGGCAACTCCATCACGGAAGGGATCGGCAATAGTCGCGTCACGGCCAATATGGCCGGTTCCCCCGCTGATGATGCGATTCAGGTGGATGATCATGAGGCGCTGCGAGTGGTGTATCAATTACTCCACAAAGACGGCTTATTTATGGGCGGCTCGGTCGGCATTAATGTGGGCGCTGCGGTCAAACTGGCTAAGCAAATGGGGCCGGGTCATACCATTGTGACGGTTCTCTGCGACAGCGGTGCCCGCTACCAATCTCGGCTCTTCAACAAAGCATGGCTGGAGGAAAAGGAACTGTGGGCAGATAGTTTACTGCCGAGTGCCTTTTAA